The following are from one region of the Macaca thibetana thibetana isolate TM-01 chromosome 2, ASM2454274v1, whole genome shotgun sequence genome:
- the TRAIP gene encoding E3 ubiquitin-protein ligase TRAIP: MPIRALCTICSDFFDHSRDVAAIHCGHTFHLQCLIQWFETAPSRTCPQCRIQVGKRTIINKLFFDLAQEEENVLDAEFLKNELDNIRAQLSQKEKEKRDSQVIIDNLRDTLEERNATVVSLQQALGKAEMLCSTLKKQMKYLEQQQDETKQAQEEARRLRSKMKTMEQIELLLQSQRPEVEEMIRDMGVGQSAVEQLAVYCVSLKKEYENLKEARKASGELAEKLRKDLFSSRSKLQTVYSELDQAKLELKSAQKDLQSADKEIMSLKKKLMMLQETLNLPPVANETVDRLVLESPAPVEVNLKLRRPSFSEDIDLNATFDVDTPPARPSSSQHGYSKKLCLEKSHSPIQDVPKKICKGPKKESQLSLGDQSCAGEPDEELVGAFPIFVRNAILGQKQPKRPRSESCRSKDVVRTGFDGLGGRTKFIQPTDTAMIRPLPVKPKTKAKQRVRVKTVPSLSQAKLDTFLWL, translated from the exons ATGCCTATCCGTGCTCTGTGCACTATCTGCTCCGACTTCTTCGATCACTCCCGCGACGTGGCCGCCATCCACTGCGGCCACACCTTCCACTTGCAGTG CCTAATTCAGTGGTTCGAGACAGCACCAAGTCGGACCTGCCCACAGTGCCGAATCCAG GTTGGCAAAAGAACCATTATCAATAAGCTCTTCTTTGATCTtgcccaggaggaggagaatgTCTTGGATGCAGAATTCTTAAAG AATGAACTGGACAATATCAGAGCCCAACTTTCCCAGAAAG AGAAGGAGAAACGAGACAGCCAGGTCATCATCGACAATCTGCGGGACACGCTGGAAGAACGCAATGCTACTGTGGTATCTCTGCAGCAGGCCTTGGGCAAGGCCGAGATGCTGTGCTCTACACTGAAA AAGCAGATGAAGTACTTGGAGCAGCAGCAGGATGAGACCAAACAAGCGCAAGAGGAGGCCCGCCGACTCAGGAGCAAGATGAAGACCATGGAGCA GATTGAGCTTCTACTCCAGAGCCAGCGCCCAGAGGTGGAGGAGATGATCCGAGACATGGGTGTGGGACAGTCAGCGGTGGAACAGCTGGCTGTGTACTGTGTGTCTCTCAAGAA AGAGTACGAGAATCTAAAAGAGGCACGGAAGGCCTCAGGGGAGCTGGCTGAGAAGCTGAGGAAGGATTTGTTTTCCTCTAGAAGCAAG TTGCAGACAGTCTACTCTGAATTGGATCAGGCCAAGTTAGAACTGAAGTCAGCCCAGAAGGACTTACAGAGTGCTGACAAGGAAATCATG AGCCTGAAAAAGAAGCTAATGATGCTGCAGGAAACTTTGAACCTGCCACCAGTGGCCAATGAGACTGTCGACCGCCTGGTTTTAGAGAG CCCAGCCCCTGTGGAGGTGAACCTGAAGCTCCGCCGGCCATCCTTCAGTGAGGATATTGATCTCAATGCTACCTTTGATGTGGATACTCCCCCAGCCCggccctccagctcccagcatggtTACTCCAAAAAACTTTGCCTAGAGAAGTCACA CTCCCCAATTCAGGATGTCCCCAAGAAGATATGCAAAGGCCCCAAGAAG GAGTCCCAGCTTTCACTGGGTGACCAGAGCTGTGCAGGAGAGCCAGATGAGGAACTGGTTGGTGCCTTCCCTATTTTTGTCCGGAATGCCATCCTGGGCCAGAAACAGCCCAAGAGGCCCAGGTCAGAGTCCTGTCGCAGCAAAGATGTG GTAAGGACAGGCTTCGATGGGCTCGGTGGCCGGACAAAATTCATCCAGCCT ACTGACACAGCCATGATCCGCCCATTGCCTGTTAAGCCCAAGACCAAGGCTAAGCAGAGAGTGAGGGTGAAGACAGTGCCTTCTCTCTCCCAGGCCAAGCTGGACACCTTCCTGTGGTTGTGA